GCTGGACACGGCCCGAAGAGTCCTGCAGGGTCGCGAATGCGAGCTTCCCCTGAACCCGGCGCAGCACGACCCGGCCGGCGATCGTCGCTGTCTCGCCGGTCTCGGAACCGTCGTCGATGCCACCGTGGCGTTCGATAAGTGAGGCCGCGCTCGCATCGACCTCGTAGCGGAACGGCTGGGTCATGCGTTCTTCGCCCAGATGAGTCGCAGACCGTGCAGCGTGAGCCACGGCTCGACACGTTCCACCGTCTCGCAGTGTGGGGCGATGAGAGGTGCGAGGCCACCGGTCGCGGGTACGGCGGCCTCTCCGAGCTCGGCCTCTATCCGTCGGACCAACCCGTCCACCTGAGCGGCGTAGCCGTACACGGCACCGGACTGCAGAGACTCCATCGTCGAACGCCCGATCACGCTCTGTGGCTCGACGAGTTCCACGGCGCGCAGGGCCGCGGCGCGCTCGAACAGGGCCTCCAGGCTGATCTCGACGCCGGGGGCGATGGCACCCCCGAGATACTCGCCGTCGCCGGAGATCGCGTCGAAGGTCGTCCCGGTCCCGAAGTCCACGACGATGGTCGGTCCCCCGAACAGGTCGAAGGCACCGACGGCGTTCGCGATCCTGTCCGCGCCGACCTCACGGGGGTTCTCATAGCGAACGGGCATCCCGGTCTTGACGCCGGGTCCCAGGACGATGGGGTCGAC
This is a stretch of genomic DNA from Acidimicrobiales bacterium. It encodes these proteins:
- a CDS encoding type III pantothenate kinase gives rise to the protein MLLVVDVGNTQTVVGLYEIDGETPPEPSASAGLVGHWRAATEHHRTDDQLMVLLSGMLELEDWDITSDIEGVAVSSGVPRVTTALREMSVRHLNVDPIVLGPGVKTGMPVRYENPREVGADRIANAVGAFDLFGGPTIVVDFGTGTTFDAISGDGEYLGGAIAPGVEISLEALFERAAALRAVELVEPQSVIGRSTMESLQSGAVYGYAAQVDGLVRRIEAELGEAAVPATGGLAPLIAPHCETVERVEPWLTLHGLRLIWAKNA